The genomic stretch TCAGGTTGAGCCGAAACGCCGCCGTCATCGTCTCCAACGTCTCGGCCTGCGTCGACGCCGGGCGCACGTCCACGCCCTCCGGCAACAGCGCCTGCACCGCCGCCACCGCCGCCGGGTCGTCCGGCAAAATCAGGTCGATGCGGGTCAGGCTCCCTGCGGTCGCGGCGAGGGGCGACGGCCTGGGAAGGTCACTCGCGGCCCCTTCTGGAGTCGGCTCCCCGCCCCGTGCCCTGTGCCCCATGCCACGTGCCCTCCCGAACCACTCCTGCGCCGTCGCCACGTCGGCCACCAGGAGGTTCTGGAGGGCGCTCGCCGAGCGCTCGTCGTCCGGCTGCAGCAGCCCCACCACCTGCGCCACCTCGGGCCGGCCGTCGACGCGCAGCCCCAGCGTGTCACCCACGGCCACGCCCAGCTCGGCCGCCGTCTGCTCGGAGACCAGGACCGCGCCGGGGACCGTCAGGAAGGTGTTCGCGTCCAGCCCCCCGCCCGGACCGCCGACGAACGACCGGAAGGCGGGCTCCGCGAACGGGTCGATGCCCAGCACCGACACCACGCGCATCCGGTCGCGCGCCACCCGCGCGTCGCCCTGCACCACCGGCGCGACGGCCTCCACGCGGGGCTGGACCACCAGGTCGGCCACCAACCCGCCGTCCACCCCGCCCGGCCCGCCGATCACCTGATGCGTCGCCGTGCCCGTCACGGCCTCGCCGGACAGTTCGAAGGCCCGCAATGCGCTCGTGTTGGCCAGATCTACGGCCACGCTCACGGCCACGCCCAGCGCGACCCCCAGGATCGACAGCGCCGTCAGCAGGGGGTGCCGCAGCAGGTACCGGCGGCTGGAACGGAGCAGGGGCATGAGCGGCGTCGCGGGGGTGGGAGCCTACTCCGCCCCGCGCGTCGCGGATTCGGACCGCCGATGGGGACAACCCCTGACCTCGAGTCCCGTGCCAGCCTGCGGATTCGGCCCCCCGACGGAGACGCCCCCTCACGTAGGGGCACGCCGGTGGACTCCCCTCATGCATCCTCGGCCCCGAGGCGGCCCGACCCGACGGCCCCCGCTCCGCCCCCTACGAGTCCACCGGTGGCGACCACTTGAGCACCGTCAGTTGGCCCGTCCCGTCGCTGCCGTACACGTAGCCCCCCGGCGAGGGCAGCGTCGCGCCCCAGTTGCCGTCCATCGCCACGTCGTCGTTCCGCCCGTACGTGTCGTGGTGCGCCACCACCGTCGGGGTCGTCAGGTCCGCCAGGTCCAGCACGTAGACACCCGCCGTGTAGTGCGAGAGGAACGCGTAGCGCCCCTGGATCAGCACGTTGTGCGCGATCCGGTTGGCCCCCAGCCACTCCCCGATCAGCTCCGGGTTGTTCGGGTCCTCGATGTTCCACACCTTGACCGTCTTCTCGGCCGTCTCCTCGGTCGTCAGCACGTGGCGGCCGTCGTCCGTCGGCCAGATGTTGTGGACGTAGCCCGCGTTCGGCACCGACACCCGCGTCACCAGCACCGGGTTCGCCTTGTCCGACAGGTCCCAGATCGAGTACGTCGGGTTGCGGCCCTCCGCGATGTAGACGCGGTCCTCGAACGCGACCACGTCGTGCACGTCGCCCACGTCCAGAGTCGCGACCACGACCGGCGCGAGCGGATCGGCGAGGTCCAGCACGAGCACCGCCGAGCCGTCCGAGTTGAGCACGTAGGCGTGCCCCGTCGCCACGTCGATGGACAGGTTGTGGGACGACACCAGCGCGTCGTCCGGCCCTCGGATCACCGCCACCTCCTCCGCGCTCTCCGGCAGGTTCGACAGGTCGATGATCTGGAGCCCCTCGCTGCGCCCCGTCGCCTCGGAGACGGCATACGCGTAGTGCCCGTACGTCTTGATGTCGCGCCAGTACCAGCGCGCGTCCTCGGTCGGCCCGGGGATGCGGGCCACCACCTCCAGGCTCGGCACCGCCACGATGGACACGCCCTCGATGTCGCCCATGATGGCATACTCCGCGCCGTCGGGCGCCACGTAGCCCCACACGTCCGAGCCGCCCGTCTCCAGCGAGTCCGTCGCGATGGCAGGCAGGTCCACGGTCCCGATCAGGTCGAGCGTCTGGGCACTGGCAGACGAGACCAGCAGAACGGCGGCGAGGAGCGACAGGCGGGTCATGGCAATCACGGTGGGGAGGAGGCAACGTACGGCAGCCCGTCGGGGCGACGATGCGCTCGCCTCGGCACCGAGGCGGGAAGAGCCGTCTGCCCGTGCCCTATTCCCCGCGAGCGTCAGCGAGCCCTACCCCAGCACCGCCCCGTCCACCTCGGCGCCGTTGAGGAAGTCCGCCGTCTCCATGCGCCGCTTGCCCTGCCGCTGGACACGCGTCACCTCCACGACGCCCTCCCCGCAGGCGACGAACAGGCGTCCGTCCACCACCGCGACCGTCCCCGCCGGACCGAGGCCCTCGGGTGCCTCGTCGGGGAGCCGGGTCCCGAAGATCTTGAGCGTCTCCCCCTCCCACGTCGTCCACGCCCCCGGGTACGGCGTCAGCGCGCGGACGTGGTCGTGGACGGCCTTCGCCGGGCGGCCCCAGTCGATGGCGAGGTCCTCGCGGAACAGCTTCGGCGCCGGGCTCGCGAGCGCGTCGTCCTGCGGCTGCGCGTCCGCCGTCCCGTCCGCGATCCGGCGGACCGTCTCCACGACGGCCTCCGCGCCGACGGCCATCAGCCGGTCGTGCACGTCGCCCCCCGTGTCGTCCGGCCCCACCGGGATCGACCGCCGCAGGATCACGTTGCCCGTGTCCACGGTCCGCTGCAAGAAGAACGTCGTCACGCCGGTCTCCACGACGCCGTCCATGATGGCGCGCTGGATGGGCGCCGCGCCGCGGTACGCTGGCAGCAGCGACCCGTGCAGGTTGAACGCCCCCAGCCGCGCCGTCTCGAAGG from Rubrivirga sp. SAORIC476 encodes the following:
- the fmt gene encoding methionyl-tRNA formyltransferase; translation: MTPPRIVFMGTPDFAVPSLDALVEAGLSPVAVVTVPDTPSGRGQKVRASAVKLAAERHGLPVLQPESVKDPAFAEDLAALAPDILAVVAFRILPPAAFETARLGAFNLHGSLLPAYRGAAPIQRAIMDGVVETGVTTFFLQRTVDTGNVILRRSIPVGPDDTGGDVHDRLMAVGAEAVVETVRRIADGTADAQPQDDALASPAPKLFREDLAIDWGRPAKAVHDHVRALTPYPGAWTTWEGETLKIFGTRLPDEAPEGLGPAGTVAVVDGRLFVACGEGVVEVTRVQRQGKRRMETADFLNGAEVDGAVLG
- a CDS encoding choice-of-anchor B family protein is translated as MTRLSLLAAVLLVSSASAQTLDLIGTVDLPAIATDSLETGGSDVWGYVAPDGAEYAIMGDIEGVSIVAVPSLEVVARIPGPTEDARWYWRDIKTYGHYAYAVSEATGRSEGLQIIDLSNLPESAEEVAVIRGPDDALVSSHNLSIDVATGHAYVLNSDGSAVLVLDLADPLAPVVVATLDVGDVHDVVAFEDRVYIAEGRNPTYSIWDLSDKANPVLVTRVSVPNAGYVHNIWPTDDGRHVLTTEETAEKTVKVWNIEDPNNPELIGEWLGANRIAHNVLIQGRYAFLSHYTAGVYVLDLADLTTPTVVAHHDTYGRNDDVAMDGNWGATLPSPGGYVYGSDGTGQLTVLKWSPPVDS